In Yersinia enterocolitica subsp. enterocolitica, one DNA window encodes the following:
- a CDS encoding ogr/Delta-like zinc finger family protein: MSRNTLKFQKFATFGARNMRVMKVLCPECGGAAIIRKTNRKHRQISDLYCACNDVECGHTFVMNVTFSHTISPSAKTGDKLIKTVVDSMNPQQRQMMLNLLQGSASAA, translated from the coding sequence ATGAGCAGAAACACGTTAAAATTCCAGAAGTTCGCCACTTTTGGAGCCAGAAACATGCGAGTGATGAAAGTCTTATGCCCTGAATGCGGTGGCGCGGCCATTATCCGGAAAACCAACCGTAAACATCGGCAGATTTCAGATTTATATTGCGCCTGTAATGATGTGGAATGCGGCCATACTTTTGTAATGAATGTGACCTTTTCGCATACCATTAGCCCCAGCGCTAAAACCGGGGATAAACTGATTAAAACCGTTGTCGATTCCATGAATCCGCAGCAGCGGCAAATGATGCTTAACCTGTTGCAAGGTAGTGCATCAGCCGCCTGA
- a CDS encoding phage holin family protein, translating into MQEHEKAIISLGVIGALLALGKILASDEPITARLFVGRVILGSGTSMAAAAALVWVPGLSPLAINGLGAALGIAGYQAVEVWLRRRGSSLLKGKKP; encoded by the coding sequence ATGCAGGAACATGAAAAAGCCATTATTTCATTGGGGGTTATCGGTGCCTTACTGGCTTTAGGCAAGATTCTGGCCAGTGATGAGCCGATCACCGCCCGGCTGTTTGTTGGTCGCGTTATTTTGGGTTCGGGTACCTCAATGGCGGCAGCGGCGGCACTGGTATGGGTGCCGGGGTTATCCCCGCTGGCCATCAACGGATTGGGGGCGGCGCTGGGCATTGCCGGTTATCAGGCGGTTGAAGTGTGGTTACGCCGCCGGGGCAGTAGTTTGTTAAAGGGAAAGAAACCATGA
- a CDS encoding phage tail protein: MSQLQSLTAFVQGNLPQRLRKLEFNSDMDELRFIPAQRDLGLDQYQLALMQFDAVLSWGRFPYRDYDPRNLCALLLVWMIENAPDYGPEPELPSIDIDVIDDKTAMVVVSMAITESLSIKKDEAGGIPFQGAKWRLTDPQLWLATEGAIFGADAQGAPIGEHG, from the coding sequence ATGAGCCAATTACAGTCATTAACCGCTTTTGTGCAGGGCAATTTACCGCAACGGCTGCGCAAGCTGGAATTTAACAGCGACATGGACGAACTGCGTTTTATTCCGGCGCAGCGGGATTTAGGGCTGGATCAGTATCAACTGGCGTTGATGCAGTTTGATGCGGTGCTGAGTTGGGGCCGCTTTCCGTATCGTGACTATGATCCGCGCAACCTGTGCGCTTTGTTGCTGGTGTGGATGATTGAGAATGCCCCCGATTACGGCCCGGAGCCGGAATTACCGAGTATTGATATCGATGTGATCGACGATAAAACCGCCATGGTGGTGGTGTCGATGGCTATCACCGAATCACTGAGCATTAAGAAAGACGAGGCCGGGGGTATCCCCTTTCAGGGGGCTAAATGGCGGCTGACCGATCCGCAGTTATGGCTGGCCACGGAGGGCGCGATATTTGGCGCGGATGCGCAGGGTGCGCCGATTGGTGAACACGGATGA
- a CDS encoding GPO family capsid scaffolding protein yields MSVSHLTTTWLCVCAEGKTLDGRDIERQWILDAVELYNPRMYTAQLWPEHSRTYGPVGQVLELKAEKDEDGVLKMFARLCPALSLIAANGEGKLLFTSAEFTEDGNFRGTGKSYLEGMGVTDEPASVYTDQMKFNKRLRNKRYSQYRPIVFDDIKKTVKGNSVKGKKKWYHKFGLVDENDTTTETNNDITDDAATVLAEQLKAAQDKISELETQLAELKTSQEETDSDVETIKEVVDTKEFAQLRDNLPQFIQKLGSLDKKFTKLPSKKPSDSRKPFEFL; encoded by the coding sequence ATGTCAGTTTCACATTTAACAACGACATGGTTGTGTGTTTGTGCCGAGGGGAAAACATTAGACGGACGTGATATTGAAAGGCAATGGATATTAGACGCCGTAGAGCTATATAACCCTCGAATGTATACCGCACAATTATGGCCGGAGCATTCGCGTACTTATGGCCCGGTGGGGCAAGTATTAGAATTAAAGGCGGAAAAAGATGAGGACGGTGTATTAAAAATGTTTGCCCGGCTTTGTCCTGCTTTGTCACTCATTGCGGCTAACGGCGAGGGTAAATTACTTTTTACATCCGCTGAGTTTACCGAGGATGGCAACTTTAGAGGGACGGGCAAAAGCTATCTTGAGGGCATGGGGGTAACGGATGAACCCGCCAGCGTATATACCGACCAAATGAAGTTTAACAAGCGATTGCGTAATAAACGTTATAGCCAATATCGGCCAATTGTTTTTGATGATATTAAAAAGACAGTAAAGGGGAACAGTGTGAAAGGTAAAAAGAAATGGTATCACAAATTTGGTTTAGTTGATGAGAATGACACGACTACCGAAACTAATAATGATATTACTGATGATGCCGCCACGGTACTGGCTGAACAGTTAAAAGCTGCACAGGATAAAATCAGCGAATTGGAAACCCAGCTTGCTGAATTAAAAACCAGTCAGGAAGAAACGGATTCTGATGTTGAAACGATTAAAGAAGTCGTGGACACCAAAGAGTTTGCGCAATTGCGTGATAATTTGCCGCAGTTTATTCAGAAATTGGGCAGCTTAGATAAAAAGTTCACTAAATTACCCAGTAAAAAACCGAGCGATTCACGTAAGCCGTTTGAGTTTCTTTAA
- a CDS encoding DUF2586 domain-containing protein, with product MSWPQVNIDQKNQLQGETKEIERAVLYIGTGKVNAGKTLAVNTQTDFDVLLGPDASAVKSCANAAMLNAGQNWNGFVHVLAQPAKNEELNPQAWVEAVRAAQQVASVEGVVVVLPADKATISDAASLRAELLAKFGRWVWFVLAVDGPQIDEGWPEYLARLAALQQGVAASAVQLVPRLWGNEPGVLAGRLCNRAVTIADSPARVATGPLLDMGSDVQPVDGKGVALDLATLQALETLRYSVPMWYPDYDGMYWSDGRTLDVEGGDYQVIEYLRIVDKAARRIRLQVIAKIADRSLNSTPGSIAAHKTYFSKVLREMARSTQINGITFPGEVKPPQEGDVVITWRTATKVEIYIVVRPYECPKGITVSLMLDTTLENSQ from the coding sequence ATGAGTTGGCCACAAGTCAATATTGACCAAAAAAACCAGCTACAGGGCGAAACCAAAGAGATTGAACGGGCCGTGTTGTACATCGGTACCGGCAAGGTAAACGCTGGGAAAACGCTGGCGGTGAACACGCAGACGGATTTTGATGTGTTGCTGGGGCCGGATGCCAGCGCGGTAAAAAGCTGCGCCAATGCGGCGATGCTCAATGCAGGTCAGAACTGGAACGGTTTTGTGCATGTACTGGCACAACCGGCCAAAAATGAAGAGCTTAACCCGCAGGCGTGGGTGGAGGCCGTCAGAGCGGCCCAACAGGTGGCCAGTGTTGAGGGCGTAGTGGTGGTGTTGCCCGCCGATAAAGCCACCATCAGCGACGCCGCCAGTCTGCGGGCTGAATTGCTGGCCAAGTTTGGTCGCTGGGTGTGGTTTGTGTTGGCCGTTGATGGCCCGCAGATTGATGAGGGCTGGCCGGAGTATTTAGCCCGACTGGCAGCATTACAGCAGGGTGTTGCGGCGTCGGCGGTGCAACTGGTGCCACGGTTGTGGGGCAATGAGCCGGGGGTGTTGGCGGGGCGTTTATGTAACCGCGCCGTGACTATTGCTGATAGTCCGGCCCGTGTCGCCACTGGCCCGCTACTGGACATGGGCAGTGATGTGCAGCCAGTGGATGGCAAAGGTGTGGCGCTGGATTTGGCCACCTTGCAGGCGCTGGAAACCCTGCGCTACAGCGTACCGATGTGGTACCCGGACTATGACGGCATGTATTGGTCAGATGGCCGCACGCTGGATGTTGAGGGCGGGGATTATCAGGTGATTGAATATCTGCGCATTGTCGATAAAGCGGCCCGCCGTATTCGCTTGCAGGTGATTGCCAAGATTGCAGACCGTTCACTGAACAGCACCCCCGGCAGCATTGCCGCGCACAAAACCTATTTTTCTAAGGTGTTGCGCGAAATGGCCCGCAGTACGCAGATTAACGGCATCACCTTCCCCGGTGAGGTAAAGCCACCACAAGAGGGTGATGTGGTAATTACGTGGCGCACCGCCACCAAAGTGGAGATTTATATTGTGGTTCGCCCGTATGAATGCCCGAAAGGTATCACGGTGAGTCTGATGCTGGATACCACACTGGAGAATAGCCAATGA
- a CDS encoding phage major capsid protein, P2 family: MLLNNKARGYLNNYLDGLALANDVKETSRYFSLTDPKETKLRDAMLESNEFLNFIVVEDVDQIKGQVVNVGNPGLFTGRVDEGRFRRKVGVDGNNYELYETDSGASLTYQMLSVWANAGSEEEFFQRMQAFTNKSFSLDVLRIGFNGKSAAKTTKPTDNPNGEDVNIGWHELVRTYDKNQIVTDAITLGSGGDFKSLDAMASDLINDKIPQEFRNDPRLVVLVGADLVAAEQYRLYQAADRPTEKIAAQMLSQSIAGRQAMVPPFFPGKRMTVTMLSNLHVYTQRGTRYRKAEFSDDRKQFENSYLRMEGYAVETPELYAAFDETAVTIGKVEEAKDGPEV; encoded by the coding sequence ATGCTACTTAATAATAAAGCGCGAGGTTATTTAAATAATTACCTCGATGGGCTGGCATTGGCAAATGATGTGAAAGAGACATCACGTTATTTCTCATTGACTGACCCAAAAGAAACAAAATTGCGTGATGCTATGTTGGAAAGCAATGAATTTCTTAATTTCATTGTGGTTGAAGATGTTGACCAGATTAAAGGGCAGGTGGTTAACGTAGGTAATCCGGGGCTGTTTACGGGCCGTGTGGATGAGGGCCGTTTTCGTCGCAAAGTGGGTGTTGATGGTAACAACTATGAGCTGTACGAAACAGATTCCGGTGCGTCACTGACTTACCAAATGTTATCTGTGTGGGCCAATGCCGGGAGTGAAGAAGAGTTTTTCCAGCGTATGCAGGCGTTTACCAATAAGTCATTCAGTCTGGACGTGCTACGCATTGGTTTTAACGGTAAATCGGCGGCGAAAACCACCAAGCCGACGGATAACCCGAACGGTGAAGATGTCAATATTGGCTGGCATGAGCTGGTACGAACCTATGACAAAAATCAGATTGTTACTGATGCCATCACACTGGGTAGCGGTGGTGATTTTAAATCATTGGATGCCATGGCCTCAGATCTGATTAACGACAAAATCCCGCAGGAATTCCGTAATGACCCGCGACTGGTGGTGTTGGTTGGGGCTGATTTGGTGGCAGCGGAGCAATACCGACTTTATCAGGCCGCAGACCGCCCGACTGAAAAAATTGCCGCGCAAATGCTATCGCAATCTATTGCCGGACGTCAGGCCATGGTGCCGCCGTTCTTCCCCGGCAAGCGTATGACGGTCACCATGTTGAGCAATCTTCATGTTTATACCCAGCGAGGGACACGTTACCGCAAAGCTGAGTTTTCTGATGACCGTAAGCAGTTTGAAAATAGCTACTTACGCATGGAGGGCTACGCGGTGGAAACGCCAGAGCTGTATGCGGCCTTTGATGAAACCGCCGTCACCATTGGCAAGGTTGAAGAAGCCAAAGACGGGCCAGAGGTATAA
- a CDS encoding terminase large subunit domain-containing protein, protein MAKYSDELIGVARALYLKRSTPKEIASDLNLPNVRIVYYWAQKWNWADLLSHESTEEAIERRYQLLVGRDNKSDIELKELDILIAHSVKLRAQSNKHKEKLAAAKGSKPAQNDGGDFDDERQTKKRQYRKNDISGLSKEDFDVWAEEHLFGYQKHLRLNIGEQVRNILKSRQIGATWYFAFEAFENAVLTGDPQIFLSASRAQAEVFRSYIVNIAQQYFDITLTGNPIRLSNGAELRFLSTNKNTAQSYSGHLYCDEYFWVPNFAKLNEVASAMATHDKWRTTYFSTPSAKTHQAYPFWTGDEWKRGSKKRAKVIFPSFDEMRDGGRRCPDGQWRYVITMEDAIRNGFNLASLEKLRNRYNVDALNMLYMCVFVDSKDAVFSFDDLQQAGVDAATWQDHDEKAARPFGNREVWGGFDPARSGDLSTFVIIAPPLYEGEKFRVLRVIHWQGMNFRYQANQIKKLFQQYHITYIGVDVTGIGQGVFENIQHFAIRQAVAIRYGVETKNRLVMKAADVVESKRIEWDKDRTEIPASFMAIRHTTTASGNAMTFVADRSAETGHAEAFFAIAHALDNEPLNYENKLTSRWRLKKAA, encoded by the coding sequence ATGGCTAAATATTCAGATGAACTTATTGGTGTTGCACGGGCGCTTTATTTAAAAAGGTCAACACCTAAAGAAATCGCAAGTGATTTAAATCTGCCGAATGTGCGGATTGTTTACTATTGGGCGCAAAAATGGAATTGGGCTGATTTACTCAGCCATGAAAGCACGGAGGAAGCCATTGAGCGCCGCTATCAATTATTAGTCGGGCGCGATAACAAGAGTGATATTGAATTAAAAGAGCTGGATATTCTGATTGCCCATTCGGTGAAACTGCGGGCGCAAAGTAATAAGCATAAAGAAAAACTCGCCGCCGCCAAAGGGAGCAAACCGGCGCAGAATGATGGCGGTGATTTTGATGATGAGCGCCAGACGAAAAAACGCCAGTACCGCAAAAATGATATTTCCGGGCTGTCAAAAGAAGATTTCGACGTTTGGGCAGAAGAACACCTGTTTGGCTATCAAAAGCACCTGCGGCTAAATATTGGCGAACAAGTACGCAATATCCTGAAAAGCCGCCAGATTGGCGCGACATGGTATTTTGCTTTTGAGGCCTTTGAAAATGCGGTGTTAACCGGTGACCCGCAAATATTCCTGTCTGCCTCCCGCGCTCAGGCAGAGGTTTTCCGCTCGTATATCGTCAATATTGCCCAGCAGTATTTTGATATTACACTAACCGGTAACCCTATCCGGTTGAGTAACGGCGCAGAGCTGCGTTTCCTGTCTACCAACAAAAACACCGCCCAATCATACAGCGGCCATCTGTATTGCGATGAATATTTTTGGGTGCCGAACTTTGCCAAATTAAATGAAGTGGCCAGTGCCATGGCCACCCATGATAAATGGCGCACTACCTACTTTTCGACACCCAGCGCCAAAACTCATCAGGCTTATCCGTTCTGGACAGGTGATGAATGGAAGCGCGGCAGTAAGAAACGCGCCAAAGTTATCTTTCCATCATTTGATGAAATGCGTGATGGTGGTCGCCGCTGCCCGGATGGCCAATGGCGTTATGTCATTACCATGGAAGATGCCATTCGCAATGGCTTTAATCTGGCCAGCCTTGAAAAGCTGCGTAACCGTTATAACGTTGATGCACTCAACATGCTGTACATGTGCGTGTTTGTGGACAGCAAAGATGCGGTGTTCTCTTTTGATGACTTGCAGCAAGCCGGGGTGGATGCTGCAACTTGGCAGGATCACGACGAAAAAGCAGCGCGGCCCTTTGGTAATCGTGAGGTATGGGGCGGTTTTGACCCGGCCCGCTCCGGTGACCTGTCTACTTTTGTGATTATCGCGCCACCACTCTATGAGGGCGAAAAATTCCGGGTATTACGGGTGATCCACTGGCAGGGGATGAATTTCCGCTATCAGGCTAACCAAATTAAAAAACTGTTCCAGCAATATCACATTACCTATATCGGTGTGGATGTGACCGGCATTGGCCAGGGTGTATTTGAAAACATCCAACACTTTGCCATCCGGCAGGCGGTGGCCATCCGCTATGGCGTAGAAACCAAAAACCGGCTGGTGATGAAAGCCGCCGATGTGGTGGAAAGCAAACGTATCGAATGGGACAAAGACCGCACCGAAATTCCGGCCAGCTTTATGGCCATCCGTCACACCACTACCGCCAGCGGCAATGCCATGACATTTGTTGCAGACCGCAGCGCGGAAACCGGCCATGCGGAGGCGTTCTTTGCCATTGCTCATGCCCTCGACAATGAGCCACTTAACTACGAAAACAAATTAACATCCCGCTGGAGGCTGAAGAAAGCAGCATGA
- a CDS encoding phage protein, translated as MSTRISGQSVDVNMDGDLIHVEKIGLTITDNSGPAQTNGVPDGDVKGDVGGEGDIEVSTKVLQQLTAKASRAGSWRGIPAFDILFYAKAGEEELKVEVFGVKLKFDSALDVDPKGGAVLTHKIKYFITSPDFVRINGIPYLEEDATRNLIG; from the coding sequence ATGAGTACCCGTATTTCTGGTCAGTCGGTTGATGTGAATATGGACGGTGACCTGATCCATGTGGAAAAAATCGGGCTGACCATTACCGATAACAGCGGCCCGGCACAAACCAACGGTGTGCCGGATGGGGATGTAAAAGGTGATGTCGGCGGCGAGGGTGACATTGAAGTCAGTACCAAAGTGCTGCAACAGTTGACCGCCAAAGCCTCGCGCGCCGGTTCGTGGCGCGGTATCCCGGCGTTTGACATCCTGTTTTACGCCAAGGCCGGGGAGGAAGAGTTAAAAGTGGAAGTGTTCGGGGTGAAATTGAAGTTTGATTCCGCGCTGGATGTTGACCCGAAAGGCGGTGCGGTGCTGACCCATAAAATTAAGTATTTCATTACCAGCCCGGATTTTGTGCGCATTAACGGCATTCCGTATTTGGAAGAAGACGCCACGCGCAACTTGATAGGCTAA
- a CDS encoding phage portal protein, producing MKRPNKRAMKRQDNHGKNRKMSIISFGKPEPILTTGTDYRDIWYDNDYDHYTLPIDRLALAQLVNLNGQHGGVIYARKNMVASDYQSGGLTHEEIEAAIFDYFTFGDVGILKIRNGWGNVIGLAPLPALYTRIRKSGEFVVLQEGEPLVYPENDVIFLKQYDPQQQIYGLPDYIGGIHSALLNSEAVIFRRRYYHNGAHTGGILYTSDPSMTDEVEEEIERQLADSKGIGNFSTILVNIPNGDPEAVKFIQMGDISAKDEFANVKNISAQDILNAHRFPAGLAGQIPENAAGLGDPEKARNTYRKDEILPVQRRFSAAISADPEIPTHLQLNFDAQTANSGAL from the coding sequence ATGAAACGCCCAAATAAGCGCGCTATGAAGCGCCAAGATAACCACGGCAAAAACCGCAAGATGAGCATTATCAGCTTCGGCAAACCAGAGCCAATACTCACCACTGGCACCGATTACCGCGATATCTGGTATGACAATGACTATGACCATTACACCCTGCCGATTGACCGGCTGGCGCTGGCACAGTTGGTTAACCTCAATGGCCAACATGGCGGCGTCATTTATGCCCGTAAAAATATGGTGGCATCCGATTACCAGAGCGGTGGCCTGACCCATGAAGAGATTGAAGCCGCTATTTTTGATTATTTTACCTTTGGTGATGTCGGCATTCTGAAAATCCGTAATGGCTGGGGCAACGTGATTGGTCTGGCCCCCTTACCGGCGCTGTACACCCGTATCCGCAAAAGCGGTGAATTTGTGGTATTGCAGGAGGGTGAACCTCTTGTTTACCCGGAAAATGACGTGATTTTTCTCAAACAATACGACCCACAACAACAGATTTATGGCCTGCCGGATTATATCGGTGGTATTCACTCAGCATTGCTAAACAGTGAAGCGGTCATTTTCCGCCGCCGCTATTACCACAATGGGGCGCACACTGGCGGTATTTTGTATACCAGTGACCCGTCAATGACCGATGAAGTGGAGGAAGAAATTGAACGCCAGCTAGCTGACAGCAAAGGGATTGGTAATTTCAGCACCATCTTGGTCAACATTCCGAACGGTGACCCGGAGGCGGTGAAATTCATTCAAATGGGGGATATCAGCGCCAAAGATGAATTTGCCAATGTGAAAAATATCAGTGCGCAGGACATTCTCAATGCTCACCGCTTCCCGGCAGGGTTAGCCGGGCAGATACCGGAAAATGCTGCGGGGTTAGGTGACCCGGAAAAAGCGCGGAACACGTATCGAAAAGACGAGATTTTACCGGTACAACGCCGCTTTAGTGCTGCCATTAGTGCCGATCCAGAGATCCCGACGCATCTACAGCTAAATTTTGATGCACAAACAGCAAACTCGGGTGCGTTATGA
- a CDS encoding M15 family metallopeptidase yields the protein MTLSEKQQLFTQLIAQLISWAGERGYRLTLGEAYRTPEQAKLNAKAGTGISNSLHTSRLAVDFNLFINGVYQTKSEAFLPLGEYWESLGGTWGGRFKSNPDGNHFSLEHNGVR from the coding sequence ATGACGTTAAGTGAAAAACAGCAGTTATTTACCCAACTGATTGCGCAGTTAATTAGCTGGGCGGGGGAACGGGGCTACCGTTTGACATTGGGTGAAGCCTACCGCACCCCGGAGCAAGCCAAACTGAATGCCAAAGCGGGAACCGGTATCAGTAACAGCTTGCATACCTCGCGGCTGGCAGTGGATTTTAATCTGTTTATTAACGGGGTGTATCAGACCAAAAGTGAGGCGTTTTTGCCGTTGGGCGAATATTGGGAATCGTTGGGCGGGACATGGGGCGGGCGCTTTAAATCCAACCCTGATGGTAACCACTTTAGCCTTGAGCATAACGGGGTTCGCTGA
- a CDS encoding phage virion morphogenesis protein: MIINGELSKKQLTELQQALKRLELPPQKRQRLLWRLAKYGVIVAAKRNVRNQQSPDGTPWQGRQTNQRGKMLRNMPKLLHIREMPEISAVRLYLQGGGYRNGEKPVPAGVVGYGQQNGMHVTINRSAVAKSVPPERPATVKQAKKLRALGYRVKQGKRWRKPPYKEIIENMRFAQAGLLIKKLSGKAAKTAWTVDVPAREFLGMSDDDFNKALARQLQAIGFGWDVKAQDMKR; this comes from the coding sequence ATGATTATCAACGGTGAGCTGAGTAAAAAACAGTTAACCGAACTGCAACAGGCACTTAAGCGGCTGGAGTTACCGCCACAAAAACGCCAGAGGCTGTTATGGCGACTGGCCAAGTACGGGGTGATTGTCGCCGCCAAGCGCAATGTGCGTAACCAGCAATCACCGGACGGCACTCCGTGGCAGGGACGGCAGACCAACCAGCGCGGCAAGATGCTGCGCAACATGCCGAAATTGCTGCATATCCGCGAAATGCCGGAGATTAGCGCGGTCAGGTTGTATTTGCAGGGCGGTGGTTACCGCAACGGCGAAAAACCGGTACCGGCGGGCGTGGTGGGGTACGGCCAGCAAAACGGGATGCATGTGACCATTAACCGCAGCGCCGTGGCCAAATCAGTCCCCCCGGAGCGGCCAGCCACGGTCAAACAGGCCAAAAAGCTACGAGCCTTGGGCTACCGGGTCAAGCAGGGTAAGCGCTGGCGCAAGCCGCCTTACAAAGAAATTATCGAAAACATGCGTTTCGCCCAAGCGGGTTTGCTGATTAAAAAACTGAGTGGCAAGGCGGCTAAAACCGCGTGGACAGTGGACGTCCCGGCGCGTGAGTTCTTGGGCATGAGCGACGACGATTTTAACAAAGCCTTAGCGCGTCAGTTACAGGCCATCGGGTTTGGCTGGGACGTCAAAGCACAGGATATGAAGAGGTAA
- the gpM gene encoding phage terminase small subunit, with protein sequence MLSPAQRHSARIKAEKQLSECQVLDAGHSLHVKLRALEHDVGRVRSLDVTSDRVAMKRSELLPRWLPTAQAYLDSGEVHQNPILVYCIIWLFDVDEFDQALDWADIAIEQGQKMPGNFRSKLPAFIADTVMKWAEIAAASGESVEPYFSRTFKNIREKWRLHEEINAKWYKFAGLLLLRDNDGQPRATALDDVELLQQADALLAHAVGFHRQIGVTTLRRNIAARIRALLKE encoded by the coding sequence ATGCTATCACCCGCGCAGCGTCATTCCGCCCGTATTAAGGCTGAAAAGCAGTTAAGTGAGTGTCAGGTGTTGGACGCTGGCCACAGTCTGCACGTCAAATTACGGGCATTGGAACATGATGTTGGTCGGGTACGTAGCCTTGATGTCACCAGTGACCGGGTAGCCATGAAGCGCAGCGAACTATTACCGCGCTGGCTTCCAACTGCACAGGCGTATCTGGACAGTGGCGAGGTACATCAAAACCCGATTTTGGTGTACTGCATTATCTGGTTGTTTGATGTGGATGAGTTTGATCAGGCTCTGGACTGGGCTGATATCGCCATCGAGCAGGGACAGAAAATGCCGGGCAATTTCCGCAGTAAGTTACCGGCATTTATCGCTGATACCGTGATGAAGTGGGCCGAAATTGCCGCCGCCAGCGGGGAAAGTGTCGAGCCGTATTTCTCTCGCACATTCAAAAATATCCGCGAGAAGTGGCGGCTGCATGAAGAGATTAATGCCAAGTGGTACAAGTTCGCCGGGTTGTTGCTACTGCGTGATAACGATGGTCAGCCACGGGCTACCGCGCTGGATGATGTGGAGTTATTACAACAAGCGGATGCCTTACTGGCGCACGCGGTAGGGTTTCACCGGCAGATTGGTGTCACCACCTTGCGCCGTAATATCGCCGCCCGTATTCGGGCATTGCTAAAAGAATAA
- a CDS encoding head completion/stabilization protein has protein sequence MFSGKPIDYQDATLKNVGFWPDLSLKEFQVQRTIPADVDAGTVAQALITAAGEVNSDLASVEAKHHANGYSHAAEVPGVSIDAENLLCAQYKKAVYARAKADLLGEFATIGRRESHPGQESDETRKGLLAESSIVIRRMKGLKRVTVRQV, from the coding sequence ATGTTTAGCGGAAAACCGATTGATTATCAGGATGCCACCTTAAAAAACGTGGGGTTCTGGCCAGACTTGAGCCTTAAAGAATTTCAGGTTCAGCGCACTATCCCGGCTGATGTTGATGCGGGAACTGTTGCACAGGCATTGATTACCGCAGCGGGAGAGGTGAACAGCGATTTAGCCAGCGTTGAAGCGAAGCACCATGCGAATGGTTATAGCCATGCCGCAGAGGTGCCGGGCGTCAGTATCGATGCTGAAAATCTGTTATGTGCGCAATACAAAAAAGCGGTTTATGCCCGTGCTAAAGCCGATCTGTTAGGGGAGTTTGCCACGATTGGTCGCAGGGAGTCACACCCAGGGCAGGAGAGTGACGAGACACGCAAGGGATTGCTGGCGGAGTCATCCATTGTTATCCGCCGTATGAAAGGGTTGAAGCGCGTCACCGTGAGGCAAGTATGA